One window from the genome of Natrialba magadii ATCC 43099 encodes:
- a CDS encoding ribonuclease H family protein: protein MAAHGRSALRDLFDESPTPHIAHPPRTHHRDFYVATDGSFRQSGGGLGAVIETRDGTRVARVATADTPPDNNVAEYRALHLGLDVLAARAPRDASVGVLIDHDALASNVNNTILATRHPDGEPPQPVSIPAATRYHWRGIQARLTGFGEVRAARIDSDQNPAHPLANAPGRYQHVNSEPDRCVLPEPPQSEPSPTQFPPPSRASRNSGGGGSQASD, encoded by the coding sequence ATGGCCGCTCACGGCCGGTCCGCACTGCGGGACCTGTTCGACGAGTCGCCGACGCCTCACATCGCCCACCCCCCGCGGACCCATCACCGAGACTTCTACGTCGCTACCGATGGGTCTTTCCGCCAGTCGGGTGGCGGGCTCGGCGCCGTCATCGAAACGCGCGACGGCACCCGTGTCGCCAGAGTTGCGACCGCGGATACGCCGCCGGACAACAACGTCGCCGAGTACCGAGCACTTCACCTCGGACTTGACGTACTCGCCGCACGCGCGCCGCGAGACGCATCTGTCGGTGTCCTCATCGACCACGACGCGCTGGCGAGCAACGTCAACAACACCATTCTGGCGACGCGCCACCCGGATGGAGAACCCCCACAGCCGGTCTCGATTCCGGCTGCAACGCGCTATCACTGGCGTGGCATCCAGGCACGACTCACCGGCTTCGGCGAGGTTCGTGCCGCCCGGATCGATAGCGACCAGAACCCGGCGCATCCGCTCGCGAACGCGCCCGGACGGTACCAGCACGTCAACAGCGAACCTGACCGCTGTGTCCTCCCGGAGCCGCCACAGTCGGAGCCGTCCCCGACCCAGTTCCCGCCACCGTCCCGTGCAAGCAGAAACAGCGGTGGCGGCGGCAGTCAGGCCTCTGACTGA
- a CDS encoding DUF2240 family protein: MSLRVAVAAPFVQNGTNRLEENEFVVALSLDRDWFSPDQSKRLIDVATQDGLLEPDGNELVAGFDPTEVTIPEAFVPDEDILTERSAFERVLDALVAEGMAKHEAVGAINTLQGELGVTIETAAVIYARREGLDVDDLVPVARSALVPDADGV, from the coding sequence ATGAGCCTTCGCGTCGCCGTCGCCGCCCCGTTCGTCCAGAACGGCACGAACCGACTCGAGGAGAACGAGTTCGTCGTCGCGCTCTCGCTCGACCGTGACTGGTTCTCGCCTGACCAGTCGAAGCGCCTGATCGACGTGGCGACGCAGGACGGCCTCCTCGAACCCGATGGCAACGAACTCGTCGCCGGGTTCGACCCCACCGAGGTGACGATTCCGGAAGCGTTCGTTCCGGACGAAGATATTCTCACGGAGCGCTCTGCGTTCGAACGCGTCCTCGACGCGCTCGTCGCCGAAGGCATGGCCAAACACGAGGCCGTCGGGGCGATCAACACACTCCAGGGCGAACTCGGCGTCACGATCGAGACGGCAGCAGTGATCTACGCCCGCCGCGAGGGACTCGACGTCGACGACCTGGTTCCGGTTGCACGTTCGGCGCTCGTCCCTGACGCAGACGGAGTGTGA
- a CDS encoding cation:proton antiporter, producing MATEVALTVDLAIILFSATLAGFVAKQTGQPTIIAYILAGVVIGPAALGIVEVSELTELLSELGLAFLLFLLGIKMRLEEIRHVLSPIVKISIPQMIAVFLVGAGLAFALNFGPIESVLIGLAVMYSSTAVVIKMLTDKDEATSLHGKLDVGVLLVQDVVVVIILAVLAAGQPDSLAEVATTLAVVLVLVALVTIAALVSSRTVLPVVFRRIADNEEIFFLVAIAWAFLFVFVSDNINLFLEPLFGITAYLSIEMGAFMAGVAIAQLPYSKELQDRVNPLTDLFVMVFFVSVAIDLEAAQLFEYAPEAIIAALVLMPVKFLIFFSLLDWQGFGSETTFLGSINMIQVSEFGIIVTAVAVEGGFIEPEILGFMTLLAIFTMAVSVYLIEFSHQLFERFEPTITRFTSEGDFEGGKQEYRDHAVVIGYDKVTRNALPLIAAHYDDVVVIDRTVEHIKTLEAKGYDAVYGDFRNATIRKDVAVSKADFVLSSSVDPAVNSVLLESVDEKATVLVEAERLEDARLLYESGVHCVLMTPYLAADKLGEYLETYLEEGSDDELEAALESDFELLESAEPFPGVGGVGTGTGTGTGTGTGTGSGSGSGSGSGTGPGTDDCNDSGSGGGLDE from the coding sequence ATGGCTACTGAGGTTGCGCTGACCGTCGATCTCGCTATTATTCTCTTCAGTGCGACACTCGCCGGATTCGTCGCCAAACAGACGGGCCAACCGACGATCATCGCCTACATTCTCGCTGGGGTCGTGATCGGACCCGCGGCACTCGGGATCGTCGAGGTCAGCGAACTGACTGAATTGCTCTCCGAGCTCGGACTGGCGTTCTTGCTGTTCTTGCTCGGGATCAAGATGCGACTCGAGGAGATCCGTCACGTCCTCTCGCCGATCGTCAAGATTTCGATCCCGCAGATGATCGCGGTCTTTCTCGTGGGCGCAGGGCTCGCGTTCGCGCTCAACTTTGGTCCCATCGAGTCGGTGTTGATCGGTCTGGCGGTGATGTACAGTTCGACCGCGGTCGTCATCAAGATGCTCACGGACAAGGACGAGGCGACCTCGCTCCACGGAAAGCTCGATGTCGGTGTCTTGCTCGTGCAGGACGTCGTTGTCGTCATTATCCTGGCCGTCCTCGCGGCTGGACAGCCGGACAGCCTCGCCGAGGTTGCGACGACGCTCGCCGTCGTGCTCGTCCTCGTTGCGCTCGTGACGATTGCGGCGCTCGTCTCCTCGCGAACGGTCTTACCGGTCGTCTTCCGACGGATTGCAGACAACGAGGAAATCTTCTTCCTCGTCGCCATCGCGTGGGCGTTCCTGTTCGTGTTCGTCTCCGATAACATCAACCTGTTTCTCGAGCCCCTGTTCGGGATCACGGCGTACCTTTCGATCGAGATGGGTGCGTTCATGGCCGGCGTGGCCATTGCACAGCTTCCGTACAGCAAGGAGTTACAGGACCGGGTCAACCCGCTGACGGACCTGTTCGTCATGGTGTTCTTCGTCTCGGTCGCGATCGACCTCGAGGCGGCACAGCTCTTTGAGTACGCCCCGGAGGCCATCATCGCTGCTCTGGTGTTGATGCCCGTGAAGTTCCTCATCTTCTTCTCACTACTCGACTGGCAGGGCTTTGGCTCCGAGACGACGTTCCTCGGCAGCATCAACATGATCCAGGTCAGCGAGTTCGGGATCATCGTCACCGCTGTCGCTGTCGAGGGTGGCTTCATCGAGCCCGAAATCCTCGGCTTCATGACGCTGCTTGCGATCTTCACGATGGCCGTCTCCGTATACCTCATCGAGTTCAGCCACCAGCTATTCGAGCGCTTCGAGCCGACGATCACGCGGTTTACGAGCGAGGGCGACTTCGAAGGCGGCAAACAGGAGTATCGTGATCACGCGGTCGTCATCGGCTACGACAAGGTGACCCGAAACGCCCTCCCGTTGATTGCGGCCCACTACGACGACGTCGTCGTCATCGATCGAACGGTCGAACACATCAAGACGCTCGAGGCGAAAGGATACGACGCCGTCTACGGCGACTTCCGCAACGCGACGATTCGGAAGGATGTCGCCGTCTCGAAGGCCGACTTCGTCCTCTCGTCGTCGGTCGACCCGGCGGTAAACTCGGTGTTACTCGAGTCGGTCGACGAGAAGGCGACGGTTCTTGTCGAAGCAGAGCGCCTCGAAGACGCGCGTCTGCTCTACGAAAGCGGTGTTCACTGTGTGCTCATGACTCCATATCTCGCGGCCGACAAACTTGGAGAGTATCTGGAGACGTACCTCGAAGAGGGTAGCGACGACGAACTCGAGGCGGCACTCGAGTCGGATTTCGAGCTGTTAGAGAGTGCTGAGCCGTTCCCGGGGGTTGGTGGTGTTGGAACTGGAACCGGAACTGGAACTGGAACTGGAACTGGAACTGGTTCTGGTTCTGGTTCTGGTTCTGGTTCTGGTACTGGTCCTGGAACTGACGATTGCAATGACAGTGGCAGCGGAGGTGGTCTCGATGAGTGA
- a CDS encoding cation:proton antiporter has product MSDLLTAVSIMFIVAGPFLLVANRYNLPTVPFFLLAGIAAGFGLDAFGIPDELTLEIAQYGIALLVFSFGVGIDISAVRSVIWDSELAALAQILVVGSVGYALSVALGVAPSEAIYVGIAAALSSTIVGRGLVQTGIQSRLVRGRLSNSIQFVQDLFAILLVLVLGTGLGTGTAEAGPVVMAVGYGFALIAAAFLVNRYLFDAIGRLAGDSDELMILGVVSLLAAFVGAAQSANISIIVGAFAAGLAVRHDPIEYLGLFNGLESVRDFFVAIFFVTVGALITFPFVEAGWDESVGKLLIAGGLVVLTAVVKPAITTAVLLFRGYERRTATLTALSIDQVSEFALIIAIQALLLEQISETLFDAIILAAAVTMVTSSLSQRYDEQIYRALVKRGLLPSAHGKIDAWSNVPDELSDHVIIVGYGRQGKRLAQTCDDLDQPYVVVENDPARRETVAAESDAVVVGDAMEDYTWEKANVDDARIILSTVASAPVSRRLLSYNFDADIVLRASDQSEARALLEAGALYVSVSELLAGQQLAEHVEALLEGDLTAADLREERQADLALRADVIQHHLQ; this is encoded by the coding sequence ATGAGTGATCTGCTCACCGCCGTCTCGATCATGTTCATCGTCGCCGGCCCGTTCTTGCTCGTGGCCAATCGGTACAACCTGCCGACGGTGCCATTTTTCCTCCTCGCAGGCATCGCCGCCGGCTTCGGGCTGGATGCGTTCGGTATCCCTGACGAGCTCACTCTCGAAATCGCCCAGTACGGTATCGCGTTGCTCGTCTTTTCCTTCGGTGTCGGTATCGATATCTCCGCCGTTCGCTCGGTAATCTGGGACAGTGAACTCGCCGCGCTTGCCCAGATCCTCGTCGTCGGTTCAGTCGGGTACGCACTGAGCGTTGCACTCGGTGTTGCACCCAGTGAGGCGATCTACGTCGGCATTGCGGCGGCGCTCTCGTCGACGATCGTCGGACGTGGGCTGGTACAAACGGGCATCCAGTCGCGCCTCGTCCGCGGTCGGCTTTCGAACTCGATCCAGTTCGTTCAGGATCTGTTCGCGATCCTGCTCGTGCTCGTCCTCGGAACCGGACTCGGCACAGGAACGGCCGAGGCCGGTCCGGTCGTGATGGCCGTCGGATACGGGTTCGCGCTGATCGCGGCCGCCTTCCTCGTCAATCGGTATCTGTTCGACGCCATCGGCCGACTCGCTGGCGACTCGGACGAACTCATGATTCTCGGCGTGGTCTCGCTGCTCGCGGCGTTCGTCGGCGCAGCCCAGTCTGCCAACATCTCGATTATCGTCGGTGCGTTCGCCGCCGGCCTCGCGGTCCGACACGATCCAATCGAGTATCTCGGCCTGTTCAACGGACTCGAGTCGGTTCGGGATTTCTTCGTCGCGATTTTCTTCGTGACGGTCGGTGCCCTCATTACGTTCCCGTTCGTCGAAGCCGGCTGGGACGAATCCGTCGGCAAACTCCTCATCGCGGGTGGGCTCGTCGTGTTGACGGCGGTCGTGAAGCCGGCAATCACGACGGCAGTCTTGCTCTTCAGAGGCTACGAGCGACGAACGGCGACGCTTACCGCCCTCAGCATCGATCAGGTCAGTGAGTTCGCGCTGATCATCGCAATCCAGGCGCTGTTGCTGGAGCAAATCTCTGAGACGCTGTTCGACGCGATTATCCTCGCCGCTGCGGTGACGATGGTCACCTCGAGTCTGAGCCAGCGCTACGACGAACAGATCTACCGTGCGCTCGTAAAGCGGGGACTCCTTCCGAGTGCACACGGCAAAATCGACGCGTGGAGCAACGTCCCAGATGAGCTCTCCGATCACGTCATCATCGTTGGCTACGGTCGCCAGGGCAAGCGGCTGGCCCAGACCTGTGACGACCTCGACCAGCCATATGTCGTCGTGGAGAACGATCCGGCCCGCCGGGAGACGGTCGCGGCGGAGTCTGACGCCGTGGTCGTCGGCGATGCGATGGAAGACTACACCTGGGAGAAAGCGAACGTCGACGATGCCCGAATCATCCTCTCGACGGTCGCGTCAGCGCCAGTCTCCAGACGATTGCTTTCCTACAATTTCGACGCCGACATCGTGTTGCGAGCAAGTGACCAGTCGGAGGCACGGGCCCTGCTTGAGGCGGGTGCCCTCTACGTCAGCGTCTCGGAACTGCTCGCTGGCCAGCAACTCGCCGAACACGTCGAGGCGCTCCTCGAGGGCGACCTGACCGCCGCGGACCTTCGCGAGGAACGGCAGGCGGATCTGGCGTTGCGTGCAGACGTGATTCAGCACCACCTCCAGTAG
- a CDS encoding cation:proton antiporter, which produces MTMTDLITSLAIVFIAAGLFLLIANQLSLSPVPFYLLAGFVIGAGELVAQDQLLDLAQWGIAFLVFTFGYRFDFSSVQGVLRDAETAAGTQLIVVGPIAFVVATLFGFGTENAVYFAIAATLSSTMVGSEVLEQEIRNNLVHGRLASSVHFFDDLLAIGLIVILSADQYTTTLVTSQIGFAVLLLLASMLVYRHGFPWLVRLAGDSDELVMMGSISILIAFLAGAELAGLSAVVGAFAAGIAIRSDDVSSLGVRNGIASIRDFFVAIFFVTLGSLVTIPSFDVFVIGATLTALVLFVNPLVMTLAFVFEGYDVRTAFLSSSSLNQVSELSLVIVIEALLLGAISETLFEGIILAAAATMILTSVVRRYEEPVYRSIVERVVAGRQTRKIDDRSDVSEGLTNHIVIVGYGRQGRRLVETCERRDIDYVVIENDPVLWDDMQTECRNYVFGDALSVYPWEKAAVEDASLVVSTIDHSLVSEAVLDIDTDADVILRAGTSAEARELLDDGATYVSVPNVLAGDQLDEIVDAVEADDIDADAIRQQHLEMFETLERYGFASRNERI; this is translated from the coding sequence ATGACGATGACTGATCTGATCACCTCGCTTGCGATCGTGTTCATCGCGGCCGGCTTGTTCTTGTTGATTGCGAATCAGCTGTCGCTGTCGCCGGTACCGTTCTACCTGCTCGCGGGGTTCGTCATCGGGGCCGGCGAACTCGTCGCCCAGGACCAGTTACTCGATCTCGCACAGTGGGGAATCGCGTTCCTCGTGTTCACGTTCGGGTACCGGTTCGATTTCAGCTCGGTGCAGGGGGTGCTTCGGGACGCAGAAACGGCTGCTGGTACGCAGCTGATCGTCGTGGGGCCGATCGCGTTCGTCGTCGCCACGCTGTTCGGATTCGGCACCGAGAACGCCGTCTACTTCGCGATTGCGGCGACGCTCAGTTCGACGATGGTCGGCTCCGAGGTGCTCGAACAGGAAATTCGGAACAACCTCGTCCACGGCCGACTCGCCTCGTCGGTGCACTTCTTCGACGACCTGCTCGCGATCGGACTGATCGTTATCCTCTCTGCAGACCAGTACACGACGACGCTCGTCACCTCGCAGATCGGCTTCGCCGTCCTCCTGTTGCTCGCCTCGATGCTCGTCTATCGTCACGGCTTCCCGTGGCTCGTTCGCCTTGCCGGTGACTCCGACGAACTCGTCATGATGGGGAGTATCTCCATCCTCATCGCCTTCCTCGCCGGTGCCGAACTCGCCGGTCTCTCGGCCGTCGTTGGCGCGTTCGCCGCCGGCATCGCGATCCGCAGCGACGACGTCTCCTCGCTCGGTGTCCGCAACGGTATTGCCTCCATCCGTGACTTCTTCGTCGCCATCTTCTTCGTCACGCTCGGCTCGCTCGTCACGATTCCGAGCTTCGACGTGTTCGTCATCGGGGCCACGCTCACCGCGCTCGTCCTCTTCGTCAATCCGCTCGTGATGACGCTCGCGTTCGTCTTCGAGGGGTACGACGTCCGAACCGCGTTCCTCTCGAGTTCGAGTCTCAATCAGGTGAGTGAACTCTCGCTCGTCATCGTGATCGAGGCGCTGTTACTCGGGGCCATCTCTGAGACGCTGTTCGAGGGAATCATCCTCGCTGCGGCGGCGACGATGATCCTTACGTCGGTCGTCAGACGGTACGAGGAGCCGGTCTATCGGTCGATCGTCGAACGGGTCGTCGCGGGCCGCCAGACCAGAAAGATCGACGACCGAAGCGACGTCTCCGAGGGGCTAACCAACCACATCGTCATCGTCGGCTACGGCCGACAGGGACGCCGACTCGTCGAAACCTGCGAACGACGCGACATCGACTATGTCGTCATCGAGAACGATCCCGTCCTCTGGGACGATATGCAAACGGAGTGTCGCAACTACGTCTTCGGCGACGCGCTGTCTGTCTATCCCTGGGAGAAGGCCGCCGTCGAAGACGCCTCGCTCGTGGTCTCGACTATCGATCACAGCCTCGTCTCCGAGGCAGTCCTCGATATCGACACCGACGCCGACGTGATCCTCCGCGCTGGCACCTCCGCTGAAGCGCGTGAATTGCTCGACGACGGCGCGACCTACGTGAGCGTCCCCAACGTCCTCGCCGGCGACCAACTGGACGAAATTGTCGACGCCGTCGAAGCAGACGACATTGACGCCGATGCAATCAGACAACAGCACCTCGAGATGTTCGAGACACTCGAGCGCTACGGATTCGCGAGTCGCAACGAGCGCATCTGA
- a CDS encoding cation:proton antiporter — MSEIALAADFAIIVVTATTIGVIARQFGQPTIIAYILTGLILGPVMFDIVTEEGLVELMAELGLGFLLFLLGMKMRFDDIREILRPIVNIAVWQTILQTALALGVAWALGFDPTEIVIIALATVFGATPIIVKILTDKDEITSLPGKIDVGVLIVQDIYLVVVLALLGADELGSASEIATTLGVIAVMMTFIGIFSIASSRYLLPRLFRRIADNKDVFLIVAIAWAFFFIAISEQFDLSLEVGAFLAGISIAQLPYSKELEDRITPITDFFILVFFASIGLQLAADDLTAYWLEAIIASAILMVGNFWIMFYLIDREGFSVETSFLGSINMVQVSEFSLVVGALAVQQEFIETDVLGYLSLMALLTMSLSTYIISYNHTIYDRVQPWFERFESEDKDDVELESHSDHVIAIGYDEITERVLPRLEDEYGDVVIIDRQTDHIEALEAEGQYDYIYGDFRHGEIRKEANLKDAAFVLSSTVQPEVNKALLEEAPDDATVFVEAERIDDARELYDRGAAYVIMSTYLTAERLSEYIEQYVTDREAFERSIADDIVRIERGDGAQSAPSDPSRQQGGDDDD; from the coding sequence ATGAGTGAAATCGCCCTCGCTGCCGACTTTGCAATTATTGTAGTGACGGCGACAACGATCGGCGTCATCGCCCGGCAGTTTGGGCAACCGACGATCATCGCGTACATTCTAACCGGGCTCATTCTCGGCCCCGTGATGTTCGACATCGTCACCGAGGAGGGACTCGTCGAACTCATGGCCGAACTCGGGCTTGGCTTCCTGCTGTTCTTGCTCGGGATGAAGATGCGATTCGACGACATTCGGGAAATCTTACGCCCGATCGTCAACATTGCCGTCTGGCAAACGATCCTCCAGACGGCGCTCGCACTCGGCGTCGCCTGGGCGCTCGGCTTCGATCCGACCGAAATCGTCATCATCGCACTGGCGACCGTCTTCGGCGCGACGCCGATCATCGTCAAGATCCTCACCGACAAGGACGAGATCACCTCGCTCCCGGGGAAGATTGACGTCGGGGTGCTCATCGTCCAGGACATCTACCTCGTCGTCGTGCTCGCACTGCTCGGCGCTGACGAACTCGGTAGCGCGAGCGAAATCGCAACCACACTCGGTGTTATCGCCGTCATGATGACCTTCATCGGGATCTTCTCCATCGCCTCCTCGCGTTATTTGCTTCCGCGGCTGTTCCGACGCATTGCGGACAACAAGGACGTCTTCCTCATCGTCGCCATCGCGTGGGCGTTCTTCTTCATTGCGATCTCCGAGCAGTTCGATCTCTCGCTCGAGGTCGGCGCGTTCCTCGCCGGGATCAGTATCGCTCAGTTGCCGTACAGCAAGGAACTCGAGGACCGGATCACGCCGATCACGGACTTCTTCATCCTCGTCTTCTTCGCGAGTATCGGCCTGCAGCTCGCGGCGGACGACCTGACCGCCTACTGGCTCGAAGCGATCATTGCCTCCGCAATCCTGATGGTCGGCAACTTCTGGATCATGTTCTACCTGATCGACCGCGAGGGATTCAGCGTCGAAACGTCGTTCCTCGGCTCGATCAACATGGTCCAGGTCAGCGAGTTCTCGCTGGTCGTCGGTGCGCTCGCAGTACAACAGGAGTTCATCGAAACCGACGTGCTCGGCTACCTCAGCCTGATGGCACTGCTGACGATGAGCCTCTCGACGTACATCATCAGCTACAACCACACCATCTACGACCGCGTTCAGCCCTGGTTCGAACGGTTCGAATCCGAAGACAAGGACGACGTCGAACTCGAGTCCCACTCGGATCACGTCATCGCGATCGGCTACGACGAAATCACTGAGCGCGTGCTGCCGAGACTCGAAGACGAGTACGGCGATGTCGTCATCATCGACCGGCAGACGGATCACATCGAAGCGCTGGAAGCGGAGGGCCAGTACGACTACATCTACGGCGACTTCCGCCACGGCGAGATCCGCAAGGAGGCGAACCTCAAGGACGCTGCCTTCGTCTTGAGTTCGACTGTGCAACCCGAAGTGAACAAGGCGCTACTCGAGGAGGCACCGGACGACGCGACGGTCTTCGTCGAGGCGGAGCGAATCGACGACGCGCGCGAACTCTACGACCGGGGTGCAGCATACGTCATCATGAGTACGTACCTGACTGCAGAACGGCTGAGCGAGTACATCGAACAGTACGTCACTGACCGGGAGGCGTTCGAGCGGTCGATCGCGGACGACATCGTCCGTATCGAACGCGGAGACGGGGCACAGTCTGCACCGTCGGACCCGTCTCGCCAGCAGGGAGGTGATGACGATGACTGA
- a CDS encoding cation:proton antiporter — MYDVLFALTLIFGIAAVLLVVAAQRSLPVIPFYLLAGILVGVVIDETQLLDLAQWGVAFLVFLFGIHVDLEAVRSTGRISVAVSILQVAVVGGLAVGAGLVFGLDAINAVYLGVAAALSSSLVATSYLDSAADTRPTYARLAESIHFTEDVLGVLIVLSLSAFVYAATPAIEQFAVAGGILALALIIRYAVFHRLTARLRGDSEVMMLVGIAFVVGFIALAEAANLSIVVGAFAAGIAVADDYPHSLELVDTVDDLEDFFSPIFFVTLGALLTLPGLESIGYTLVLLVAIVVLNPLLAAALLLRAGFDGRTAVLTGLTLDQVSIFSLFIAIEALAAEQIAAPVFEAIVLAATLSMLLATYTGRHAESINRWLRERGVISALGESVGTRTSVADDLSDHIIVVDFEHGGRELVDSSTARERERPLLIIEDNPALYDEIQAACENYVYGDVLNEQVWKQARLEEAALVVALTPRRARAEAVAGLETDVPRIVRVDTTEQAAECSERGASGVIYPDVLAAERVGDDLVAVLEGEISREELVERGRGRDRAERGSG, encoded by the coding sequence ATGTATGACGTCCTGTTCGCGCTGACGCTCATCTTCGGTATCGCGGCAGTGCTCCTGGTCGTCGCCGCACAGCGATCGTTGCCGGTGATTCCGTTCTACCTGCTCGCCGGCATCCTCGTCGGCGTCGTCATCGATGAGACGCAGTTGCTCGACCTCGCTCAGTGGGGCGTCGCCTTCCTCGTGTTCCTGTTCGGGATCCACGTCGATCTCGAGGCCGTCCGTTCGACGGGTCGAATCAGCGTCGCCGTCAGTATCCTCCAGGTCGCGGTCGTCGGCGGTCTGGCTGTCGGCGCGGGACTCGTGTTCGGCCTCGACGCGATCAACGCCGTCTACCTCGGCGTCGCCGCCGCACTGAGTTCGTCGCTCGTCGCGACCAGCTATCTCGACAGCGCGGCCGACACCCGGCCGACGTACGCCAGACTCGCCGAGTCGATCCACTTCACGGAGGACGTACTTGGCGTGCTCATCGTCCTCTCGCTGAGCGCGTTCGTCTACGCGGCAACGCCCGCCATCGAACAGTTCGCCGTCGCTGGCGGCATTCTCGCGCTCGCACTCATCATCCGGTACGCCGTCTTCCACCGGCTGACGGCCCGCCTTCGGGGCGACTCAGAAGTGATGATGCTCGTCGGCATCGCCTTCGTCGTCGGCTTCATCGCCCTCGCCGAGGCGGCGAACCTCTCGATCGTCGTCGGCGCGTTCGCCGCCGGTATCGCCGTCGCCGACGACTACCCACACTCACTCGAACTCGTCGACACCGTCGACGATCTCGAGGACTTCTTCTCGCCGATCTTCTTCGTCACGCTCGGCGCGTTGCTGACACTGCCGGGACTCGAGTCGATCGGCTACACGCTCGTCCTCCTGGTCGCCATCGTCGTTCTTAACCCGCTGCTTGCGGCCGCGTTGCTTCTTCGGGCCGGCTTCGACGGCCGCACGGCCGTGCTGACCGGCCTCACGCTCGACCAGGTGAGCATCTTCAGCCTCTTCATCGCGATCGAGGCGCTGGCAGCGGAGCAGATCGCCGCCCCCGTCTTCGAGGCGATCGTCCTCGCAGCCACGCTCTCGATGCTGCTGGCAACGTACACCGGTCGACACGCCGAGTCGATCAACCGCTGGCTCCGCGAGCGCGGCGTCATCAGCGCGCTCGGCGAATCGGTCGGGACCCGAACGTCGGTCGCCGACGACCTCTCGGATCACATCATCGTCGTCGACTTCGAACACGGCGGGCGCGAACTGGTGGACTCGAGTACGGCCCGCGAGCGAGAGCGACCACTGCTCATCATCGAGGACAATCCGGCGCTGTACGACGAGATCCAGGCGGCCTGCGAGAACTACGTCTACGGCGACGTGTTGAACGAACAGGTCTGGAAACAGGCTCGGCTCGAGGAGGCTGCGCTCGTCGTTGCGCTCACACCGCGGCGGGCACGGGCCGAAGCGGTGGCCGGACTCGAGACGGACGTGCCGCGCATCGTCCGTGTCGACACGACTGAACAGGCGGCTGAGTGTAGCGAGCGTGGGGCGAGCGGCGTCATCTATCCGGACGTGCTCGCGGCCGAACGGGTCGGTGACGACCTTGTGGCGGTTCTCGAGGGGGAGATTTCGCGCGAGGAATTGGTAGAGCGGGGACGCGGTCGAGATCGGGCTGAGAGAGGGTCGGGGTAG